Proteins from one Bactrocera neohumeralis isolate Rockhampton chromosome 3, APGP_CSIRO_Bneo_wtdbg2-racon-allhic-juicebox.fasta_v2, whole genome shotgun sequence genomic window:
- the LOC126753088 gene encoding uncharacterized protein LOC126753088 isoform X1, with product MATSSDLLHTNESNNCSDESISNCANSSNLAESQADEESIQTNNADSEAATSPGVHENEDVDSKADFGATPCHEKTEQAEAEVAVDEQPQQQAQQQQQLEPVEQTTTLVSSSATETQRPEAHSNFSPDEIPEPIKVLDDIISEFEDTSKPANAGGNGENQSEDDGYMSLSRKNMHKQDFENVSQSSIGSNVPPITTPTKEFHEFNNTTDVTCQSLETPAEQNIIQSTLPKARPASALTSNNYSSLPCCGARSTSLDGKTTRGVSCNGERNKLGIDISAVHNAVLRGGLAKLPEPILNEHPVTIYPGRYSPPSENKRVSNRPQRILSSVEKHKEVCHILNPLSSISSSSSSSSSNCIGLMDNKALDIPNNILKKPYIRKDNIANEFRLVSEDDFSDDSIEEQSLSPITSHSSPHKQTGIAWEIHFKSNKKKSKSSAKKKSTRKHTLDCVATTENGVYPLPIVASDVFYTKENERAYRREPIVIDALDGSDQYTTSSGDILNHCMYRHGNTSMLGKGTFIIRRPTNKPPTAMDIFQKDAEALDRVDTRDQSDYEEFSSMEGHENCRPSETLGANVRHSGELVAPQGPTLPSPRDRLSLNLEPQLPNIFTKEMLAVHKGDRSSSEELLVPVKKTSLNREPKRRSTDSINTKSSSYEETEENEPNEVATFISGKNSFDACNMYGYKNDAAGCLKGQEFSDLRSSTTTTPRTDLAPTLEEEEEQYSDFSYSGAPGKDTDKVDGNINALLRGDIAAVRIVEGGAHHKRPLEFRPGVHKSESAKEMLLSQSAFGPLPPSPPSSNPDLFDYDALPLPPSPKDPILVNESNRSLGKGFKKTTTAEIHTPSSLGGEERRNRDNMSALRYLSNELPPLPPPAFENMPPVVPPHRGHSANTMKSWSIDSHYKKRSPKMLGYGSGITTPTGSQYDGSYSTKRYVSYGTKRSLKQSPREELRLQTSCSLPETPIFARGSCDIPRTPFRRQPESAISGSRTAPRSSTSHSINMGNTMGGIPGGGNTFGAGMCRQRSMNHALASNEMLRMAGAPARGWYPKQRSMRPASTENIDRLSSSRVWDSAAGMSGTGQSRKPLTLPPNLTPSFLNKSPREALRRVTSLLIAKKKNTKERKGKPYSDTTLDGNLPFEQETGEQRFRTLPPTPKEQARNFNNTSQKPQKKKGLFKSLWKKTKHFSLDQ from the exons ATGGCCACCTCCTCGGATTTATTGCATACAAATGAATCGAATAACTGTTCCGATGAGTCGATTAGCAATTGTGCAAATTCCAGCAATCTAGCGGAGTCGCAAGCCGATGAAGAAtcaatacaaacaaataatgcagATTCCGAAGCGGCAACGTCACCTGGTGTCCACGAAAACGAAGACGTTGACTCCAAAGCGGATTTTGGTGCAACACCGTG TCACGAAAAGACAGAGCAGGCAGAGGCAGAGGTCGCGGTGGACGAACAGCCACAGCAGCAagcgcagcaacagcagcagctcgAGCCAGTGGAGCAAACAACAACACTTGTTTCATCCTCCGCCACAGAAACACAGCGACCAGAGGCGCATAGCAATTTTTCACCAGACGAAATACCCGAACCTATTAAGGTGCTAGATGATATAATCTCTGAGTTCGAAGATACATCAAAGCCAGCGAACGCAGGTGGTAATGGTGAAAATCAATCTGAGGACGATGGCTACATGAGCCTTAGTCGCAAGAA CATGCATAAGCAAGATTTCGAGAACGTCTCTCAGAGCAGTATTGGCAGTAATGTACCACCCATTACCACACCAACTAAAGAGTTTCACGAATTTAACAACACTACAGATGTTACCTGCCAAAGCCTGGAAACACCTGCCGAACAGAATATTATACAATCCACATTG CCAAAAGCGCGTCCAGCCTCGGCACTGACGAGCAACAACTACTCCAGTCTGCCATGTTGCGGTGCGCGCTCCACATCATTGGATGGTAAAACTACGCGTGGCGTTAGCTGTAATGGTGAACGTAATAAGCTGGGTATTGACATAAGTGCGGTACATAATGCGGTATTACGTGGAGGATTGGCGAAACTGCCAG AGCCAATTCTAAATGAGCATCCCGTTACAATATACCCTGGCCGCTATTCACCACCTTCCGAGAATAAGCGCGTATCCAATCGTCCACAACGTATATTATCCTCCGTTGAGAAACACAAAGAAGTTTGCCATATACTTAATCCTTTGTCCTCGATCTCTTCTTCATCGTCGTCGTCAAGTTCGAATTGTATTGGTCTGATGGATAATAAAGCGTTGGATAtaccaaataatattttgaaaaagccaTATATACGTAAGGATAACATTGCAAATGAATTTAGGTTAGTAAGTGAAGATGATTTCTCGGACGATTCAATTGAAGAGCAATCATTATCGCCAATTACATCGCACTCCTCACCACACAAACAAACCGGTATTGCGTGGGAAATACATTTTAAGAGTAACAAAAAGAAGTCGAAAAGTTCAGCGAAAAAGAAATCGACACGAAAGCAT ACTCTCGATTGTGTTGCTACAACGGAGAATGGTGTTTACCCCTTACCCATTGTGGCTAGTGACGTCTTTTACACCAAAGAAAATGAACGCGCTTATCGCCGAGAACCGATTGTTATAGACGCCTTGGATGGGTCCGATCAATACACAACATCCTCTGGGGATATTTTAAATCACTGCATGTATCGACACGGGAATACGAGTATGTTGGGTAAAGGTACTTTTATCATACGACGGCCCACAAATAAACCACCAACAGCAATGGATATATTTCAAAAGGATGCTGAAGCGCTCGATCGCGTAGATACACGTGACCAAAGCGACTATGAAGAGTTCTCTTCCATGGAGGGTCATGAAAACTGTAGGCCGAGTGAGACATTAGGCGCGAACGTTAGGCATAGCGGAGAATTAGTGGCGCCACAAGGACCAACCTTGCCATCACCGCG TGATCGTCTTTCTTTAAATCTCGAGCCACaattaccaaatatttttaccaaAGAAATGCTGGCTGTGCATAAAGGCGACCGCTCGTCGTCTGAAG AACTTCTTGTCCCTGTTAAGAAGACATCACTTAATAGAGAACCCAAGAGACGTAGCACCGATTCGATCAACACAAAGTCTTCGAGTTATGAAGAAACTGAAGAAAATGAGCCTAACGAAGTTGCAACCTTTATTTCGggtaaaaatagttttgatgCGTGCAATATGTATGGCTACAAGAATGATGCAGCAGGCTGTTTAAAAGGACAAGAGTTTTCGG ACCTCCGCTCCTCAACAACAACGACTCCGCGCACCGATCTTGCACCAACACTtgaagaggaagaggaacaaTACAGTGACTTTAGCTATAGTGGAGCGCCAGGTAAAGATACAGACAAGGTCGATGGCAATATAAATGCACTGCTACGTGGAGATATTGCCGCCGTACGCATCGTTGAAGGTGGTGCACATCATAAACGTCCACTCGAATTTCGTCCCGGTGTGCATAAGTCTGAGAGTGCCAAAGAGATGTTATTGTCTCAAAGCGCGTTTGGTCCATTGCCGCCTTCGCCACCGTCATCAAATCCCGATCTATTC GATTATGATGCTCTGCCACTGCCACCATCTCCGAAAGATCCGATcctagtgaacgagagcaaccGTAGCCTTGGCAAAGGCTTTAAGAAAACGACAACTGCCGAAATACATACGCCGTCCTCGTTGGGCGGCGAGGAACGACGAAATCGTGACAATATGAGCGCTTTGCGTTATCTCAGCAACGAATTGCCACCATTACCACCGCCTGCTTTTGAAAATATGCCACCGGTTGTGCCCCCACATCGTGGCCACTCGGCGAATACGATGAAATCTTGGTCCATTGATTCGCATTATAAGAAGCGATCGCCGAAAATGTTAGGTTACGGTAGTGGTATTACTACGCCAACGGGATCACAATATGATGGCTCGTATTCAACGAAACGTTATGTTTCCTATGGCACCAAGCGTAGTCTGAAACAGTCACCACGCGAAGAATTGCGTTTGCAAACTTCATGCAGTCTGCCGGAGACACCAATTTTTGCAAGAGG AAGCTGTGACATACCGCGCACACCGTTCAGACGTCAACCCGAAAGTGCCATAAGTGGTTCGCGTACAGCGCCTCGTTCCAGCACCTCACATAGTATTAATATGGGTAACACCATGGGCGGTATTCCGGGAG GTGGCAACACCTTCGGTGCTGGCATGTGCCGTCAACGTTCCATGAATCACGCGCTTGCATCGAACGAGATGTTGCGCATGGCTGGCGCACCGGCGCGCGGCTGGTATCCCAAACAACGTTCCATGCGTCCCGCATCTACCGAGAATATTGATCGTCTCAGTTCGTCGCGCGTTTGGGATAGTGCAGCTGGCATGTCTGGGACTGGTCAGTCAAGAAAACCATTGACTTTGCCACCAAATTTGACGCcctcatttttaaataaatcaccAAGAGAAGCTCTGCGTCGCGTAACAAGCCTTTTGATTGCGAAGAAAA AGAACACTAAAGAGCGCAAGGGCAAGCCATATTCGGATACCACTTTGGATGGAAATCTACCATTCGAACAAGAAACTGGTGAGCAACGTTTTCGAA cACTCCCACCCACGCCAAAGGAACAGGCGCGCAATTTTAACAATACGTCACAGAAGCCTCAGAAGAAAAAAGGCCTTTTCAAAAGCTtatggaaaaaaacaaaacacttttcattagATCAAtaa
- the LOC126753088 gene encoding uncharacterized protein LOC126753088 isoform X2 — MATSSDLLHTNESNNCSDESISNCANSSNLAESQADEESIQTNNADSEAATSPGVHENEDVDSKADFGATPCHEKTEQAEAEVAVDEQPQQQAQQQQQLEPVEQTTTLVSSSATETQRPEAHSNFSPDEIPEPIKVLDDIISEFEDTSKPANAGGNGENQSEDDGYMSLSRKNMHKQDFENVSQSSIGSNVPPITTPTKEFHEFNNTTDVTCQSLETPAEQNIIQSTLPKARPASALTSNNYSSLPCCGARSTSLDGKTTRGVSCNGERNKLGIDISAVHNAVLRGGLAKLPEPILNEHPVTIYPGRYSPPSENKRVSNRPQRILSSVEKHKEVCHILNPLSSISSSSSSSSSNCIGLMDNKALDIPNNILKKPYIRKDNIANEFRLVSEDDFSDDSIEEQSLSPITSHSSPHKQTGIAWEIHFKSNKKKSKSSAKKKSTRKHTLDCVATTENGVYPLPIVASDVFYTKENERAYRREPIVIDALDGSDQYTTSSGDILNHCMYRHGNTSMLGKGTFIIRRPTNKPPTAMDIFQKDAEALDRVDTRDQSDYEEFSSMEGHENCRPSETLGANVRHSGELVAPQGPTLPSPRDRLSLNLEPQLPNIFTKEMLAVHKGDRSSSEELLVPVKKTSLNREPKRRSTDSINTKSSSYEETEENEPNEVATFISGKNSFDACNMYGYKNDAAGCLKGQEFSDLRSSTTTTPRTDLAPTLEEEEEQYSDFSYSGAPGKDTDKVDGNINALLRGDIAAVRIVEGGAHHKRPLEFRPGVHKSESAKEMLLSQSAFGPLPPSPPSSNPDLFDYDALPLPPSPKDPILVNESNRSLGKGFKKTTTAEIHTPSSLGGEERRNRDNMSALRYLSNELPPLPPPAFENMPPVVPPHRGHSANTMKSWSIDSHYKKRSPKMLGYGSGITTPTGSQYDGSYSTKRYVSYGTKRSLKQSPREELRLQTSCSLPETPIFARGSCDIPRTPFRRQPESAISGSRTAPRSSTSHSINMGNTMGGIPGGGNTFGAGMCRQRSMNHALASNEMLRMAGAPARGWYPKQRSMRPASTENIDRLSSSRVWDSAAGMSGTGQSRKPLTLPPNLTPSFLNKSPREALRRVTSLLIAKKKNTKERKGKPYSDTTLDGNLPFEQETALPPTPKEQARNFNNTSQKPQKKKGLFKSLWKKTKHFSLDQ; from the exons ATGGCCACCTCCTCGGATTTATTGCATACAAATGAATCGAATAACTGTTCCGATGAGTCGATTAGCAATTGTGCAAATTCCAGCAATCTAGCGGAGTCGCAAGCCGATGAAGAAtcaatacaaacaaataatgcagATTCCGAAGCGGCAACGTCACCTGGTGTCCACGAAAACGAAGACGTTGACTCCAAAGCGGATTTTGGTGCAACACCGTG TCACGAAAAGACAGAGCAGGCAGAGGCAGAGGTCGCGGTGGACGAACAGCCACAGCAGCAagcgcagcaacagcagcagctcgAGCCAGTGGAGCAAACAACAACACTTGTTTCATCCTCCGCCACAGAAACACAGCGACCAGAGGCGCATAGCAATTTTTCACCAGACGAAATACCCGAACCTATTAAGGTGCTAGATGATATAATCTCTGAGTTCGAAGATACATCAAAGCCAGCGAACGCAGGTGGTAATGGTGAAAATCAATCTGAGGACGATGGCTACATGAGCCTTAGTCGCAAGAA CATGCATAAGCAAGATTTCGAGAACGTCTCTCAGAGCAGTATTGGCAGTAATGTACCACCCATTACCACACCAACTAAAGAGTTTCACGAATTTAACAACACTACAGATGTTACCTGCCAAAGCCTGGAAACACCTGCCGAACAGAATATTATACAATCCACATTG CCAAAAGCGCGTCCAGCCTCGGCACTGACGAGCAACAACTACTCCAGTCTGCCATGTTGCGGTGCGCGCTCCACATCATTGGATGGTAAAACTACGCGTGGCGTTAGCTGTAATGGTGAACGTAATAAGCTGGGTATTGACATAAGTGCGGTACATAATGCGGTATTACGTGGAGGATTGGCGAAACTGCCAG AGCCAATTCTAAATGAGCATCCCGTTACAATATACCCTGGCCGCTATTCACCACCTTCCGAGAATAAGCGCGTATCCAATCGTCCACAACGTATATTATCCTCCGTTGAGAAACACAAAGAAGTTTGCCATATACTTAATCCTTTGTCCTCGATCTCTTCTTCATCGTCGTCGTCAAGTTCGAATTGTATTGGTCTGATGGATAATAAAGCGTTGGATAtaccaaataatattttgaaaaagccaTATATACGTAAGGATAACATTGCAAATGAATTTAGGTTAGTAAGTGAAGATGATTTCTCGGACGATTCAATTGAAGAGCAATCATTATCGCCAATTACATCGCACTCCTCACCACACAAACAAACCGGTATTGCGTGGGAAATACATTTTAAGAGTAACAAAAAGAAGTCGAAAAGTTCAGCGAAAAAGAAATCGACACGAAAGCAT ACTCTCGATTGTGTTGCTACAACGGAGAATGGTGTTTACCCCTTACCCATTGTGGCTAGTGACGTCTTTTACACCAAAGAAAATGAACGCGCTTATCGCCGAGAACCGATTGTTATAGACGCCTTGGATGGGTCCGATCAATACACAACATCCTCTGGGGATATTTTAAATCACTGCATGTATCGACACGGGAATACGAGTATGTTGGGTAAAGGTACTTTTATCATACGACGGCCCACAAATAAACCACCAACAGCAATGGATATATTTCAAAAGGATGCTGAAGCGCTCGATCGCGTAGATACACGTGACCAAAGCGACTATGAAGAGTTCTCTTCCATGGAGGGTCATGAAAACTGTAGGCCGAGTGAGACATTAGGCGCGAACGTTAGGCATAGCGGAGAATTAGTGGCGCCACAAGGACCAACCTTGCCATCACCGCG TGATCGTCTTTCTTTAAATCTCGAGCCACaattaccaaatatttttaccaaAGAAATGCTGGCTGTGCATAAAGGCGACCGCTCGTCGTCTGAAG AACTTCTTGTCCCTGTTAAGAAGACATCACTTAATAGAGAACCCAAGAGACGTAGCACCGATTCGATCAACACAAAGTCTTCGAGTTATGAAGAAACTGAAGAAAATGAGCCTAACGAAGTTGCAACCTTTATTTCGggtaaaaatagttttgatgCGTGCAATATGTATGGCTACAAGAATGATGCAGCAGGCTGTTTAAAAGGACAAGAGTTTTCGG ACCTCCGCTCCTCAACAACAACGACTCCGCGCACCGATCTTGCACCAACACTtgaagaggaagaggaacaaTACAGTGACTTTAGCTATAGTGGAGCGCCAGGTAAAGATACAGACAAGGTCGATGGCAATATAAATGCACTGCTACGTGGAGATATTGCCGCCGTACGCATCGTTGAAGGTGGTGCACATCATAAACGTCCACTCGAATTTCGTCCCGGTGTGCATAAGTCTGAGAGTGCCAAAGAGATGTTATTGTCTCAAAGCGCGTTTGGTCCATTGCCGCCTTCGCCACCGTCATCAAATCCCGATCTATTC GATTATGATGCTCTGCCACTGCCACCATCTCCGAAAGATCCGATcctagtgaacgagagcaaccGTAGCCTTGGCAAAGGCTTTAAGAAAACGACAACTGCCGAAATACATACGCCGTCCTCGTTGGGCGGCGAGGAACGACGAAATCGTGACAATATGAGCGCTTTGCGTTATCTCAGCAACGAATTGCCACCATTACCACCGCCTGCTTTTGAAAATATGCCACCGGTTGTGCCCCCACATCGTGGCCACTCGGCGAATACGATGAAATCTTGGTCCATTGATTCGCATTATAAGAAGCGATCGCCGAAAATGTTAGGTTACGGTAGTGGTATTACTACGCCAACGGGATCACAATATGATGGCTCGTATTCAACGAAACGTTATGTTTCCTATGGCACCAAGCGTAGTCTGAAACAGTCACCACGCGAAGAATTGCGTTTGCAAACTTCATGCAGTCTGCCGGAGACACCAATTTTTGCAAGAGG AAGCTGTGACATACCGCGCACACCGTTCAGACGTCAACCCGAAAGTGCCATAAGTGGTTCGCGTACAGCGCCTCGTTCCAGCACCTCACATAGTATTAATATGGGTAACACCATGGGCGGTATTCCGGGAG GTGGCAACACCTTCGGTGCTGGCATGTGCCGTCAACGTTCCATGAATCACGCGCTTGCATCGAACGAGATGTTGCGCATGGCTGGCGCACCGGCGCGCGGCTGGTATCCCAAACAACGTTCCATGCGTCCCGCATCTACCGAGAATATTGATCGTCTCAGTTCGTCGCGCGTTTGGGATAGTGCAGCTGGCATGTCTGGGACTGGTCAGTCAAGAAAACCATTGACTTTGCCACCAAATTTGACGCcctcatttttaaataaatcaccAAGAGAAGCTCTGCGTCGCGTAACAAGCCTTTTGATTGCGAAGAAAA AGAACACTAAAGAGCGCAAGGGCAAGCCATATTCGGATACCACTTTGGATGGAAATCTACCATTCGAACAAGAAACTG cACTCCCACCCACGCCAAAGGAACAGGCGCGCAATTTTAACAATACGTCACAGAAGCCTCAGAAGAAAAAAGGCCTTTTCAAAAGCTtatggaaaaaaacaaaacacttttcattagATCAAtaa